A segment of the Aureliella helgolandensis genome:
CTGGTTCCTAATGTAGAAAATTCGGCCGCGAAAATCCAAGCACAAGTCGAATTGGCCATCGCCTCAGTACTCGACTCGATGGACGATGCCAGCGACTTGCCTGAGGCCGCACGACTCAGTCAAGCTGCTTGGCGCGCCGAGCTCGAAGCTTGGCAGGTCCGTGTCCAAGTTATCGATGGTCCCATTGGCGAAGTGGTGCTCATCGAAGGCGCCGTGTCAGACGCGAGTCTAATTTTTCCGCTGATGTAACGTAGCGGCCCAAGGCTTGCCAAGAGTCTAACTTCGCGCAATACACCTCCGCGTATTCCATGCGATGAGTGAGCCTATTCTGTTAATGCCCAGGGGTGACGCCTGCTGACCAGCACGGTGTCTCCCTGCTGTTGATAAGTATCCTGCCCGCTCGCAGCGAAGTGGCCATATCGTGTGGCCTCGCCCACTATGCGAGGTATTGTAAAGGGATAGCTCACGAAAGCATGAGGACGCGATCCATCGTATGGTCTACTCAATTGCGACAATTCTCCGACCAAGAGCTACTTGACGGCACTCAATCCGAATTCCAACGACTACAGGTTTTACGAACTGAGCTTTGGCAAGCGGCCCGCCGAAGAGCTCTACGACATCAACACAGACAACGGTTGCATTAAGAACCTTGCCAACGATCCTACCTATGCAGAGTTGAAAACCAAGCTCTGGCAGCAGCTGCAAGCCGAGCTCGTACAGCAGCAAGATCCCAGAATTCTCGGACAAGGCGACACCTTCGACTACTACCCGAACAGCAAGGACGAGCGCCAACAAAAACTCTATGGCAAACCGAATTACGACCCAGTGGCAGCTTACCAGGCATATTTAGAATCGAAAGTGAAGGAGTAGCTCTTTGTTCAGCAGCTACTTTTTGTCCTGATAGACCAACCTGGGACGCTTAACAGAATCCTCGGGCGTGCGGAAAACGTACGGTTCCCACGCCGCGCGAGCTGCCTGCCATTGCTCCAGCGTGCGTGTCGGATACCAAGCTGGCCAGCCATGTTTCTTGAAGTCAAATTCCGACTTGTGCCTTTCCACCCATTCGTTAACGCTATCGAGCGGATTGGCATCCGGAAAGACGTTTTGCGCACGGAACTCCTCCGAGACTCCTTGATCCTCAATCACGCTCGTCCGCCAGCGTTGCAATTCAGCAAGCAACTGCTGTTTGACGGTTGCGTAGGCCGGATCGTCAGCAACGTTGCTCACCTCATACGGGTCTTTCTTTAGATCAAACAATTCGACTTCAGGCTTCCTAGGGGCAAAGAACGCAGCCTGCTCAGGGGGCAATTTCCCTTGCAAATTCAAAACATTCATCTCGGCAAGTACGGGATAGGATGCTTCTTTGTAACGATTGAACTGACACCATGGCCGTTCGGGCATCAGATTGAGAATCAACTTGTGATCCTTTGAACGAATCGCCCGCATAGCGTCGTGCGTTTCGTCCATTTTATCACGAGCGGCGAACACATATTGTCGGCTCTTCACCGCGTCGCCTAGTAAGTTTTTGCCATGTAATGAGATCGGTGATAATGCGCCTGCCGCATCCAAAATGGTTGCGCAAATATCAATCGACATCACAAGATCATCGCTCACCTGCCCCTTTGCTACCTTGCCGGGCCAACGCATGATCATGGGAATGCGAATCCCGCCATCGTAGAGAAACTGCTTGCCGCGAATGTGGCACCGACCGTGATCGCCGATGAAAAACACGATGGTGTTGCCAGCTAATCCCTCGTCGTCCAGTCGTTGCAGCAACGCTCCGACTTCACGATCCACCAATTGCATCTGCTCCAAGCCATTCGCCCAGTCGCGACGAATAAACGGCGTATCGGCATAGTAGGGAGGTAACTCAACGTCGCGAATGTCGATGGGACGCATCGGATCGCGTTTCCATGCTCGGTGCGTGCCACCAAACGTTATTCGCGCAAAGAAGGGTTGATCGGGCTGACGCTGATTCCAGTCGGTCCCTTCGAAAAGTTCTTCTTTCTTCTCGGGTAGGAAATTGCAGTCCGTCTTATAGCTCATCAACGCCGTGAAGTAGCCAACGTCCTTCAGCAGGTGCGGTATTGGCTTGATGCCGTGTGGAAGTGGTTGCTTGTGATACTCACGGTGTTGGTTGGCTCGGATGTAATTTTGGTGAAAGCCAGTCATCATCGCGGACCGGGATGTGGAACATACCGGAGAAGTGGTGAATGCGTGCTCAAAGCGAATGCCATCTGCCGCCAGTTGATCGACATGCGGTGTGTGAATCCCCTTCGTGCCATAGCAGGACAAGTCTGGCGACCAGTCTTCGATGGTGATCCACAGAATATTGGGGCGTTGTGAACCAGTTTCATCAGCGGGCGCAGCCGCTCCGGCACGCTCAAAACTACTGAAGCATGCAATACATGCACACAATGCCACGCTCGCCAATCGGAGAATCTTGCTTGAATTCATTGTTAGTCTTTCGTATCGATGCACACCATGGATTCTGCAGGGAACTGCCGACGTAATACCTCAGCTCTACGCTAGCAGCTTCCGGGTGAAACATGGAACGAAAGGCCTTCAAAACGCACCAATTTCCTCAGATTTCAGAATTTGCGCCAGTCGTGACCTGTAACTCCCATGCCCATACCCTGCCAAAGATCGACAGTAACCGAAAGCGGCGGCACACTCCGGTGAGTCGACGAACGGCTAGCTAACGCAGCTTGCGGCATCCGACCATTCGGGGCTTGTTCAACGCCAGGATTTACCCTCCCTGATGCAACAGGTCCCATCCGTCCCTTCCCACTGCAGTGCCCAAGTTGGGCGTCTGGGGCACCAAGGCGAAACCTGCGATAGAGTCCCACTCAGCAGCGTTCCAAAGACACAGCGGCTCTCGCGCCCACCTAGCGGTGCACCAGCAGAAAGTGCAAAGCAGAAACAGAGCAGTTGACCGAAAACGCTGCGTTGTGTTCACCATACTGAGGAAAGCAAACCGCTAGAAAAGGTGCTGCTTTCGGCGGCGTTGGCTCAATCCTCTTCTTCAGCCTGTAGGTCAGCTGCTGAAACAACGTCCACTTCAGCTTCAGTTTCAAGTTCAGCTCCGGTCTCGGTCGCGGTCTCGGTGTCAGCTTCGGCTTCGGCTGGATCCAATCCTTGGCCAGCATGGTGGTAGAGTCCGAGCCATGCCTCAGACTCTTGCATTGCGACCCGGGCATCCAGCAAGGCGATTTCCGCAGCACGCAACTCGTCCCGACCTCGGACACCCTCGTCGTACAACTGCTTAGTTTCGTTAAGCTCCTCAGCCGCATTTTCCAAACGCACATGATCTCGCTCCAGCGCAATGCTGAGCAATTCGATCTGTTCCATAAACCCATGCCAGGCCAGTTTCTGCCGCCGAGTTTGCTCTTCCAGCTGGTCTTGAACCGCACTCAACGAGCGTCGCGATTCCTCCAGATCAACCTTTTGGGCAATGCGAGCTTCGTAGCGGCGAACATGCGCGCGAAGCTGCTGCACACGCTCAGCCTGTTGAGCCAGGAGGTCATGCAATTCTTCCGGCAACTTTCCGAGCACCAGCCTGAGCCGAGACTGCGGTCGTACGAAATCCCCACGGATGTCAAGCTCCTGTTCTAGGCCGCCTGCGGCTGGAGCAGGAGTGAGCGTTGCGGCTTCAACGGACACCTCTTCGGTCTCAGCACGCTCCGCCACAGCTGACTCTCCCTCCAGTTGCATACTGCTTTGGCTCTCGGCATTGCCGCTCAACTCTCTGGCTGACGTATCTTTGTCGACGGTTGCGGTTTCTTCCCATTTCAAGTTAGGGTCGAGCAGTTCTGCCACGCGACGTTCGACGATTTGCTGGCTGATTTCATCGCGCAATTCGATGGAGGCCTGCAGACCTTTCAACCGCCGTGCAAATTCGGCTAACTCAACTCGCTGGAGTTTTTGGCGAGTTTCAAACGCCTGCTGCACGGCATCGCGGAGCTGCGCATTTAATTTTCGGGCTAAGTTGGGCTTGGTCTGCGGTTCGTGAAGTGAGCTGGCAATATCACGAGCCGTTGCGTTTAGGCGAGCATAGGTTTGGCGAAGCTGATCAACGTCTTCCTCGTCGCGACTAAACACGAAGTGCACACTAAAGAGTTGCGATTCATCAACGGATGTTGCGGAAGAATCAATCGCACGACGCGATTGGAGGTTGTCGGTGAATTTCGTCAATCCGGATTCAGCGGGGCCCGAACTCGCCGACAAGTCGTTGGTATTGATTTCTACGATAGACGTCGCTTGGCTCGTTACCGCAGGCCGGGTCGCAATATAATCAACGACCTTGCCGTTCATTATTTCTTCACCTGAGAACCATCTGCCCCAGGAGTTCTTGAATACAAAATCGCCCTTGGCCGCTGAGTGCACAACAACGCTGTCGTCACTAACGTTCGGAACAGCTACCTCGTTAGTGGGTAATTCCAGCGTATCCCATGCCCCTTGCGAGGTGCTGTAGGCAAAGCAGTAATTTCCGTACATAACGGCCGCCGAGTGTCCGTCAACGACCGGTACTATCTCTGCATCTGCCAGCGGTTCTAAGCGTTGTTCAACCCAATGCGGGTGCTTTTCACAGTAGCAGAAGATCCGCGAACCATCGTCGGCAATCGCGATGATTACAGAATCACTGGTCACCCACTTCTTGCCAGGAATCGCTTCCGAGGGAAGCCCCATTGGGAGTGAAAATGCGCCCATGGGAGCGGAGTCTGAAGATGAAAACGTGCGGACAGACAACTCATCTTCAGCGAGCACCATCCCTCCCATAAGTGAACTTTCCGGAAGAGTGATCTTAGATTTGCTCTCCACACCGCTCTGCAACGTTAATCCCGAGGCTGCGACTTTACTTCCCTCTGCTGGCATTGCTGTGTATTCTGCATCCGCACCGACCTGCGTCGACGTGACCAGACCGCCGTCGGCCGCGACTCGCACATCGACCTTGAAGCCGTCCAGTTTTTCTAGTGCTTGGGTGATGATGCGCACTCTGCGCCAAGTCGCGTCTGCCGGGCACTGAATTACCACGGTGCTATCCGTTTCGTCTTGATTCTGATGGAAGGCGGCTTTGGGGATGTTGAGAACCCTGAGTATTGTAATGAGCTTATCCAACTGCTCCTGCGGAATGCCAGCCCCATAGCTCACTCGGGCTCCGAAGGTAACCGACTGTCCAACGCGTGGGATCTCGTTCGGTCTCGACTCCGAGGCCTTCTCTTCTGGCGCAGCGACCTCGCGAATCACCTCTAAATTCTGAATCTCTCCATTCTGAATCACTGTGACAGAGTTTTCGGCCGGCTCCATCAGATCGGAATTCCCCGCCGTGTTACTCAATACTGCATCAGTGGCTGCAGCGGGAGCAGGCGCGGTAGGACTTTGGGATGATTCCTGGGCAAACATAAGTCCGGCGGTACTGGCCAACAGTAGGGACATCCCTACCGAGCCAATACGCCATTTGCGATGACAACGCTTCATAGGGTTACTCCTTCGCTACAGTGGGCATTTCATCCCACAGGTGTTGTGAACGGGCTTCGAACAGGGTTAGATCGTCGCTGAAGTGACGGAGCTCATGGCTGGTCTGATCCCACAGGGCTGGAGATTCGGCGGGATCAACGGCATTTGAAATCGCCGCAGAGGCGTTGCTAAACTGAGCTGCGCCGCTATCTGGCGGTTCACCGCGCAATTGCTCCAGACTTCGTTCTTGAACACTCAGCAAGCTGACCAGGCCCAAGACACCAACGCCGGCCACGATCCCCCCCACACGCCAAGTATTGGAAATGGCATTCCATCGCTGTTGAATCGGCCGCAAGGCGGTGGAAAAGTTCCTTTGGTTGGATTCATTCACTTCCACAGTGTGACCTAGAAGTTTTTGACAGCGTTCGGGCAGTGACACTGCAGTTGGCTGCTGAACATGAGCAAGGCATTGCTCTAACAGTTCGGCGACCTCTTCGGCGGTTTGAAATCGGTCGGACAGATCCTTGGCAAGCAGCTTCCGTACGATGCCTTCCAGCCATGTAGGAATTGCAGCGCTAACTTCCCGGAGACTGCGAGGTTCGTTGTCCGTAATGCGCCGCAAAATCCCGTAAGTAGTTTCGGCGCGGAACGGAGGATGCCCGGTGCTCATGGCATAGATGACACTTCCCAGGCTGAACAGATCGCTGCGTGCGTCAATCGATTCACCACGCGCCTGTTCGGGTGACATGTACTGCGGAGTACCAGGATGGTAGCCGCTATGAGTTAAACTGGCGTCGTCACTGGCTCGAGCCAGCCCAAAATCGGTCAGTAGCGTGCGTTCCACCCCCTGTTCCAACAAGATATTCGAGGGCTTCACGTCACGATGGACCAAACCTTGAGCGTGGGCCGCCGCCAGTCCCGCTGCGGTCTGCGTGGCAATGCGCAGCAGCTCGCAGAGCTCCAGTGGCCCCTCGCGGTCGATGCGTTGCTGCAACGACTCCCCCACCACCAAGGGCATCACCAGAAACGGGGACTCTCCGTCAGTTTCGACATTGTGAATCGCCACAACATGCTCGTGCACAACGGCAGCGGCCGCTCGAGCTTCGCGAGCGAACCGCTTTCGCGCCGCGCCGCTGCCAGCCAGGAACGGTGCGAGAACCTTGATGGCTACGGGACGGTTCAGCTCTGTGTCAAAGGCTTTGAAAACGACCCCCATACCGCCCCAGCCGATCAGCCGTTCGACTTCATAGCGGCCGATGCGGCCCAACATCTCTGGATGCGATGGCGGCGACAGCAGTTGCTGAGCCATGGAGTCAGTCCAGGCCGTCGGGTAACGCTTTCGCTCAGACCGGTAGCAAGGGTTTTCGACATCAGCTACATCTTCGTGAGCAAGTGGATGTCCGGTCGACGCCAAAATTGCGCCCGCATCCGACCAAAAGGCTGGCGCAGCGGCGAGTTCTTCCAGTCGCAATTGACAGCGGGCACAATGGTCCACATGGCGTGATGCTCGAAGATACGGTTCGCTATCCTCCTGAGCCTGCAACAGCGAATGCAATAGGCGATCATCACAAGGGGTATTCGTCTGATTCATTCTACCACCTCACGTTGCTTGACCAATTCCTGCAATCGATTCATCACGCGACTTCGAGCGACATAGACCGTGCCGACCGTAATTCCCAGCCGCCTAGCAGCAACTGGAATGGAAACTCCTTCGACATGCGTCATCCAGAATGCTTGCCACGTGGTGACGGATACGCAATCACGGACTTTGGCAGCGGCCCACGAGAAAACCTCGCGGCGGTATTCAAGATCAAACTCACTAGGCAAATCCGATAGCGACTGCGGAACCTCAGCCAGCCGCTGAGTTGCTTCATTGCCTCCAGTTCCCCATGTCCGCGTGGCGCGCCGCGTCAGCTGATTGACTGCCGTGTTTCGTGCAATCCGAAACAGCCAGGCCCGAAATCGGCCTCGATCCGCCCGCTCCAGCCAGTCCGACACCGAGCGAGCAATGGCAGCAAACACCTCCTGCACCAGATCGTCCGCATCAGCCGCCTGCAACCCGCTTCGAATCCCTAGCCGAAACACCAGAGGGCCGTAGATCTCGATCAATTCATCCCAGGCCGCCACATCCGCCGCGTTCGGCAACCGCAGAATCAGACTTGCTCGCGTTTCGGGAGGACTGGGTATCATCGAACCTCACTTCCAAAGGGACTCTGTACTTTGCAAGTCTGTACATTGCAAAGACACAGACTGCCGCCGATTCTTGCACGGTATGCAGAGAGAATTGCAAAATCGGACCAGACAGCCTGTAATTCCTAGGAATATTGCCGCAATCTGCCATGAACATTCCACAGGGCTTACCTTCCCCATCCCCCCGCTGCGGATTGTCGAAATAGCAACCCGCCGCTAGCGAAAGGCCGATGGATTGCCAATAGAGGACCACAGGGGATGCGCCCCTCTAGGTCCCCCCAAGGGCTCTTAAATCAACAAGTCGTCTAGCCAGCAATCGCATTAAGCCCGAGGCTATTCCTCAGCCTTCTTCAGTAGGAAGGAATACTCCGCGAACTGGTCAGTAACCTCATCATAGCCAAGCTTGTCAGCCAACCTGCCGAATCCTTCTGTTCGCAGCCAATCGATCGTCTCGCTGGCATCGGTGTGGTAATTGCCCAACACCAGCAGCCGTTTCTTGCTGGAAACGTCGACCGTCGGCACAAACTTTAACATCGAAGCGCGGATCACACCGTGCAGCCCGACACGCTCTTGCGCCACTAGCTGGGGGAGGATGCGTACGACACAATTCGCATTGTCGCTGTGGAAGCGGCTGAGAAATGTTTGTACCGGGAACACTTTCACCAGATCGTTCCCAATCCCCGCCTCTTCTCCTGCCCCTTCGCTAGAAACGTCAGCTTGGCTCTGTTCAATTCGCTCCCAGAAGGCACCTCGATGGGAACTAACACGCCAATAAAAATGATTAAACCTACATCGACTGCGCGCGAATCCTTCGAACAACCATGTTAGGGCTTTGTGATCTCCTGGCCCACCCGCTAACACATGAAACACAGCCACGCTACGCTCATCCTTTCGCAGCTTGCGCACCTCGCTCGCCAGCTCATCCCACTCGAGTTTGCTCAAGTCCAGTAACCCCTCCGGAGTGAACAAGGAACTTCCATCAACGATCACATACACCGTGTAATCTTCGCGGTGATGCTTGCCGCTTGCCCCTAGTAGAAAGTCCTGCAGTTCTGTTTTACGCATGGCATAAACGATATAGTTCTCGCCGCGAGCCGCCTCGAATTCCCCAGGCGGCCTTGCTGGCTCCTGAGCCTTCACCGACTGCAACCCATCGCCCCAACCTACCGAGAAGAAGCCAAGCATCAAGGCAATGATTACGGTCGTGTAAAATCGCATCGAACCCTACTCCTGCTGGAGTCATGGAGCCCCCCTGAAGAGGCAAAGCCTGGGCAGCCAGTTTCTTAAGGGGCGCGTATTTCTTAAGGGGCGCGTAGAGGAGCGCAGCATCGCAAAGTCAGCCTAGGCCGCTTGCATTGTTCCCAACATCTTTCCTATTCGTACACGCACAACACCTCTTTTTACAATGCGGCGTGAGTCGTGTCGATTGCGTGCTGTCTTGTTCGACAACTACAGAATCTAGTAAATTCCGCTCCCCCCCACAGCTATTGCAGAAGGTGAAAAAAGGTGTCTATGTTCGCTAAACCACAATCAGAACATCGTTGGCTAGACCAGCTCGTTGGCAATTGGGATTTTGAGCACGTCTGCCAAACGCCCGACGGAACTAAATCTTCCACTCTGGGCCAAATGCGGTGTCGATCGCTTGGTGGCATGTGGCTAGTCTGCGAGAGCAATGGTGAATCGGAAGGAAGTGAAGCTTGGTCGTCGATCTTGACCGTCGGATTTGATCCAGCCCTCAATCAATACGTTGGTACTTTCATCGCTTCCATGATGGCCAATATTTGGCACTACCGAGGAGTGCTCGAGGCGAAGAACAATCGACTCCCTCTCGAATCGCAAGGTCCCGCTTTCGATGGTACCGGGACGTGCAACTACCGCGATACAATTGCAATCATCGATCGCGACCACTGGCTTTTCACGAGCGAAATGCAGTTGGAGGATACCACTTGGCAGCAGTTCATGAGCGGGAATCATATCCGGAGCTAACTACGAGTGCCCAGTGCTCTCAGTTTCTATTCCCTCTACGTTTGAAGGCCAATCATGCCTGGTGAGATGCCAATCGCAGTTACACTGCAGAAAGTCCTCTGCGGCACCGAGCTCGAGGTAATACAACAAGGAATTCCGGCCGCAATTCCAACAGAATTTTGCTACCTAGGCTGGCAGGAATCACTGCAAATGCTCGCTCAGCTCGTCGAGCCGGAGATTCCCGACGGTGGTTAGCTACCGCCGCTCAACTCCACGTCACACCATTCCCGTAGAAACCTAGAAATCGAGAACAAGCCGATGAAAGTCATGGTCCTAGTGAAAGCGACTCAAAGTTCAGAAGCTGGCGAAATGCCTAGCGAACAACTGCTGAGCGACATGGGGAAATTCAACCAGAAACTGGTCGATGCCGGCGTACTCCGGGCTGGAGAAGGCCTGAAACCCAGCTCGGAAGGTGTCCGTATCCATTTTTCGGGCAGCACTCGCAGGGTCACCGAAGGACCGTTTGCGGAAACGAAGGAACTCATCGCTGGCTATTGGGTATGGGAAGTTGATTCCATGGAGGATGCGATTGCATGGGGCAAACGTTGTCCCAACCCCATGCTGGAGGATTCCGACATTGAGATCCGCAAAGTCTTTGAGATGACAGACTTCGCGGGAAGCGATCCCTCGGGCGCTGTCGTGAACCAAGAAGATGGCTTGCGTTCGCGTCTTGCGACGCAGAATGCCGTCGTGCAACCGTATCTCTTCTTTGGCGGTCGCTGCGAGGAGGCACTGGCCTTCTACCAACAGGCAGCTGGCGCTAAAGTCATCATGGCAATGCGTTTCGACGAAAGTCCCGATGCCGTGCCTGAAGGCATGCTACAAGCGGGATTCGAAAAGAAGATAATGCATGCGTCCTTCCAAGTCGGCTCTACGACAATCATGGCATCCGACGGTTGCGACGATCGAACGGCGTTTAGTGGTTTTCGTCTGACGCTATTGGTTCCAACCGAAGCCGACGCTGACCTGGTGTTCCAAGGCCTCGCAGATGGAGGAAAAATTGAAATGCCACTTGCCACGACATTCTGGTCCCCTCGGTATGGCACGCTGACGGACAAGTTTGGCGTGGGTTGGATGGTGATGGTTCCAGGTGCACCTCAATAACCCGCTGTTCAATAACCCGCTGTTCAATAACCCGCTGTTCAATAACCGCTTTCTCGAATGTTCCGTGAACGCCCCTCGTATCTCGAACGCCCACAACAAGGAATACCTATGAAATACATGCTACTAATCTATGGTAAGGAAAGTAATTGGACGGAAGACGAACGCAAGGAATGTATGCTCGATTCGATGGGCATCTGTGAGGAGCTAGAGAGGGAGGGAAAGTGGATTGCCTCCTCTCCTCTCCATTCAGTGACTACAGCGACTAGCGTTCGAGTGGTGGACGGGCAGCGTCAGATCACCGATGGACCATTCGCAGAAACGACGGAACAACTCGGCGGTTACTACATCATCGACGTAGGAAATCTTGATGAAGCTATCGAGATTGCAGCTAGACTGCCTCCTGCCAAAAAGGGAACTGTCGAGATTCGCCCACTTTTCCCATTGCCAGCCCCCCCCGCCTAACGCAGCTGCAGTGGGGCGTCCTCAGACGCGGGGTGCGGCCCACCTTTTTGATTGCCAGCTTTTCCAGGAACAACATTATGAGCAATACGCTGAACCGCAACCCGGTTGGATGGTTTGAAATCTACGTACAGGACATGAAGCGGTCGAGAGAGTTTTATGAAAGAGTATTGGACATTGAGCTAACACGGTTAGAGTCCCCCCAGCCCGAATTTGAGATGTTTGCTTTCCCGATGCAAATGGAGGCTGGTGGTGCATCTGGGGCACTCGCGAAAATGGACGGTGTTTCGTCAGGCGGCAATAGTACGCTGGTCTATTTCTCTTGTGCTGACTGTGCCGTCGAAGCTGCCAGAGTCGAAGTAGCAGGGGGGAAAATTCAAAAGCCGAAGATGTCGATCGGTCAGTATGGCTTTGTGGCCTTGGCAGTAGATACCGAGGGCAATATGCTCGGCCTGCATTCGATAAATTAGGAGCCTTCTATGCAAATTAAGCAAGCCATCACACCTTTCTTGTCCTACGTCGATCGTGCCGAAGAGGCCGCGAAGTTCTACACTTCAACTCTGCCGAACTCAAAAATCCTTCGTACGCTTGCGAATCCGATGAATGGTTCGGTGTTGACCGTTGAGTTCGAACTCGCTGGCATGAAGTTCGTTGCGCTCAACGCAGGTCAAGATTGGAAATTCACTGAAGCAATCTCCTTGTCAATCTCTTGCAACAGCCAACACGAACTCGACTTGCTTTGGACTCAGCTCAGCGCTGACGGTGGACGCGAAGTTTCCTGCGGATGGCTGCAAGACAAATTCGGCATGTTCTGGCAGATCGTACCAGTTCAGCTACAACAGTGGCTGGAGAGTGGTGAGCCGCTTAAAATCCAACGTATGTTCGAGTCTCTATGGCAGATGAAGAAGCTGGACATCGCTGCGCTGCAACAAGCGTTTGCAGGTAGCGATTAACTTTTACCAGAGCGTCCTAGGCCTCGCGTCCTGCGGTGTTTTCAAACGAAGGTTTGATGCATCCGTGTCACGAAATCAACTTGCAATTGGAATTAGAAATTGTCCTCATCGAATCGGTTACGAGTAGCCGGCTGGGTGCTAAGCACGCTGGTCGCAGTATTCTTAATTTTTGCGAGCGCCATGGGAAAATTCACCGAATGGGAGGGCAAAACCGAAATGTTCGCCCACATGGGTTGGACGGAAAAAGTCTTGTTCAATGTCGGGATACTCGAGGTCGCCATTACCATCTTATTCTTGATTCCACGTACTTCGTTCCTGGGTGCCATTCTCCTCACCGCCTACTTGGGAGGAGCCGTCGGCGTCCATGTGCGGATTGAAGAGCCCTCCTTCTTCCCGGTCGTCCTGGGAGTTATCGTTTGGGTCGCACTGGGCTTGCGGCAACCGGTAATTTTTCGACTTGCCTTCGGCTCACCGCTTACGAATCCTACAGCGGGTTCCACCTCCTCTGCAAACTAAACAGAGCAGATGAACGCAATAGAATTCGACAAGCTGTATCGTGACAGTTCGCGGAAAGTGTTTGCAACACTTGTTCGCCTGTTGGGTGATTTTGACATGGCAGAAGAAGCCATGCATGAGGCGTTCGCTGCCGCGCTTGAGCAATGGAGCAATCAAGGAATGCCGGCAAATCCAACGTCGTGGTTAGTCTCGACCGGACGGTTCAAAGCCATCGACTCAATGCGTCGGCGCGCACGGCTAAGGGACCTGCAACCGGAGGTTGCGTTACGATTATCAGAGATCGAGGCCGCCAATCATTCACTGGCGGAGCATGACATCCAAGACGATCGCTTGCGATTGATTTTTACATG
Coding sequences within it:
- a CDS encoding YciI family protein, whose amino-acid sequence is MKYMLLIYGKESNWTEDERKECMLDSMGICEELEREGKWIASSPLHSVTTATSVRVVDGQRQITDGPFAETTEQLGGYYIIDVGNLDEAIEIAARLPPAKKGTVEIRPLFPLPAPPA
- a CDS encoding VOC family protein; the protein is MSNTLNRNPVGWFEIYVQDMKRSREFYERVLDIELTRLESPQPEFEMFAFPMQMEAGGASGALAKMDGVSSGGNSTLVYFSCADCAVEAARVEVAGGKIQKPKMSIGQYGFVALAVDTEGNMLGLHSIN
- a CDS encoding VOC family protein, giving the protein MQIKQAITPFLSYVDRAEEAAKFYTSTLPNSKILRTLANPMNGSVLTVEFELAGMKFVALNAGQDWKFTEAISLSISCNSQHELDLLWTQLSADGGREVSCGWLQDKFGMFWQIVPVQLQQWLESGEPLKIQRMFESLWQMKKLDIAALQQAFAGSD
- a CDS encoding DoxX family protein, producing MSSSNRLRVAGWVLSTLVAVFLIFASAMGKFTEWEGKTEMFAHMGWTEKVLFNVGILEVAITILFLIPRTSFLGAILLTAYLGGAVGVHVRIEEPSFFPVVLGVIVWVALGLRQPVIFRLAFGSPLTNPTAGSTSSAN